The genomic interval GTGAACAGTTTGTCGTTCGTCTCCAGCGAAGCGCATCCGCCACAGCCAACCACGAGATAGCGCGAGCATCGGCGTCTCGCTTGAGAAGTCATTAGAAGGCACTGTATGCCTCCGCGGAGTAGCGAGTGATGCGCTCGTGCACAGAGGTCACGGATGGAGAGAGAAATACCGCCAAAGCGGAAGCGCCGTAAGTGACCGATCCGCCGACCTTGTTCCACACCTTGACTACGGCGAAGCTGCGGCGGATCGCCCGGACGCCCAGATCCAGGTGGCCACCAGCAAGGCGACGATCACAGCAAGCACCGTTGTCAAGAGGCCGTAACGCATATTCGCCGCCTGCTGTGCCCGACGGGCGATGCGCCGTTGATCAGCTTTGCGGCGCGCGGATACCAATTCTGCACGCCCGTTGAGGTCTGTTCGCAGACTACGCGCTTGCTGCCGGGAATCCTCAACAACCTCAGGGACAGCGCCGGTCTGCCGTAACTCGAAGTACCATCGTTCAGCAGAATCCACGCGGGCCCGCGCGGCACCCAGTTCTCGTGAACGCTCGGCGTGGTCGTGCGCTGCTTGACGTAGCTCTGCCGCCGACCGGTTCGAAAGGGCACCATACTGCCATGCGACGGAGCCTAATACAGCGAAGCCACCGATCCACAGGACAAGGACCTGCACCGGGTGCCAGCGCACAATCCGCAGCTTCAACTCCACGTCAGGTCCGCATCATCGCGCCGACAGCTTCACGCGCCCATTAGGCGGCAGTGTTTCACTTTAGGTAGCCTTTAGCAGCCGGTAATCGGCAGCACGAAGGCGAGTCTTGGCCACTAGGTCAGACGAGAGGGCGTCCTTTCGAAGAGTGGCAATGAACGAAGCGAAGGCGTGCTCCTTCTCGGCTTCAGGCGTCCCGCTACCAATCCGAACGGAGTCGAGGAATCCATACGCGGCCTGGATCACATCGTCCGATGCGTACAACCAGCATAGCTGGAGCTCGTCGAGAAAGGTTTGCTTGAGCGACGTTGCCTCAGCTTGGCCCACCATAAACCCCTTGCTCAACTCCAAGAGCTTTCGATAACTCCTCTCCTTTCGCTCGAACTGCTGGAGGAATCGTCTTTCGCGATCTGCGCGACGTCGGGCCTTTTCGTTAAGTAGCCAGCCGATGACCACCGTAAGGACAGGAGCCATGATCTTCCAAAACTCGACATCACCGAGAACCTGGCGGAAATTGTCCATGTGCCTCTGATTGATCGGCTACCTGCCTGCGCGTGGCCCGCCTACGCTTCAGCTAACCTGCGAGCGCACCCAACGAAATGCGAGCGAAGCGAGCCTCAGCAAATCGCTCGATAGGTTCAGCGTTCGTTAGACGTCACTGCGACGCGAAGCTAGTCACCGACCCTCACTGAGGGCCATTCGAATTGCAAATGTCTATCGTAGTAGGTTCGCTTCAACCAACGGAGATCGCGAAACCATTGGGTACAGGCGGTACTATCGCTTCCGAGACGGCCTGCGCCCAGGTGATAGGACTTTGCGATGGCATAGGCCATTCGCCGGAGGCGGGGAGCCGACTTCGGCGACCCACAATCCGCGGCGTACTCAGTGCCAAAGCGCGTTGGAATTGCGCCCGCGTATGCCCGTGCCAGTGCGCGTCGTCGCGAGGTCGGATGGTTGCCAGCGCCATCGCCCACCCGATAGCCCTTGGCCTTGAGGAAGCTCTCCGAACGCCAGTCCGCGGAGAGTAAGCGCAACCGACCATATCCTCTAACGACGATACTCGGCCACCTGAACCCGACCTTCATCAAGTGCTCAAGCCCCGGGTGCCCCTTGCCCATTCGCAAGGCGATCTTCGGCGTATTCAGTGGATCGTGTCCGGAAATCAAGTAAGCCAGGAACATCTCATGTGAATAGACACGCAGTGTTTTTCCGGCACGCTTTCGAAGGAGTTGGTCGAGATCTCTAGCTTGCCATTCCTCTCGGCCCAGAACGAGCACTTCCGTGTAGGCCGCCGGCTCCCATGTATCGATCTTCCTTCGGCTCAGGAACTGCTCGAAGTCGTCTCGGGCGTACGGGCCGTGTCCGATCAACGAGACGTCCTCGAGATGTATGCGCGATCCGTCGACGCCACGGAACATCCAATTGCGCAGCGTGATGCTCGTGAAAGGTGTGCCGGCCATGTTTTATCGGGCGCGAGAAATTGCTGCTTCGCCGAGGCTGATCGACAGCGATGAATCGGCTACGTCTAACTATTGATTATCTGGACTACATATACTGCGGAGAGCGGCGAAACGCAGCAAGGCGGCGCTGGCTCTCGCGCCCCGGCGAAAATGGCACGCCGCGACGAACCGCCGGAGCTGAATGCACTTACGCAGTTTTCGCCAAGCAGGAGAGCGGAAATAGGCCGCAAGAAGTCCGCTGCATATTTCCGCGCAAACGATACGGAGAGTTGTAGTAAGTCCTCACAGCCCCCTTGCACACCTGCCACCACCGGAGCTCCTTACCCGCCCGGTTGCGCATCCGCATACGCATCCGTCGGCAGACACGAGCACACCAGGTTCCGATCCCCGTACGCGCTCTCCACCCGCGCCACCGCTGGCCAGAACTTCCTCCCCCTGATCCACTCCGCCGGAAACGCGGCCTGCTCGCGCGTGTAACCGTGAGTCCACGCGGTCGCGGTCACCCGCTCCAGCGTGTGCGGCGCGTTCTTCAGCACGTTGTCCTGCTTGTCCGCGGTCCCGATCTCGATCTCGCGGATCTCCTCCCGAATCGAGATCATCGCGTCGCAGAACCGGTCGAGCTCGGCAAGCGACTCGCTCTCCGTCGGCTCGATCATCAGTGTCCCCGCGACCGGGAATGACACGGTCGGCGCGTGGAAGCCGTAATCCATGAGCCGCTTGGCGATGTCCTCCACCTCCACACCCGACGCGCCCTTCACCACCCGCGTGTCCACGATGCACTCGTGCGCCACGGTCCCGTTGATCGCGCGATACAACACGGGGAAATGCTGCTCCAGTCGGTGCGCGATGTAGTTGGCGTTCAGGATCGCGATCTTCGTCGCGTGCGTCAGCCCTTCCCCGCCCATCATTTGTATGTAAGCCAGCGAGATCGGCAAGATGCTGGCGCTCCCCCACGGCGCGGCCGAGACTGCGCCGTTGCGCGAGCCGTGCGGCTGCACCACAGGATGACCCGGCAGAAACGGCGCGAGATGCTCGGCCACGCCGATCGGGCCCATCCCCGGCCCGCCGCCGCCGTGCGGAATGCAGAACGTCTTGTGCAGATTGAGATGACACACATCGGCGCCGAAATCGCCGGGCCGGCACAGCCCGACCATCGCGTTCATGTTCGCGCCGTCCATGTACACCTGCCCGCCGTGCTCGTGCACGATCCGGCAGATCTCGATCACGCCGCTCTCGAACACGCCGTGCGTGGACGGATAGGTGATCATCAGCGCGCCGAGATTGGCTTCGTGCGCGGTGGCTTTCGCGCGCAGGTCGCCCACGTCCACGTTGCCGTGCTTGTCGGTCTTTACCACCACGACCTTCATCCCCGCCATCACGGCGCTAGCGGGATTGGTCCCGTGCGCGGACTGCGGAATGAGACACACGTCGCGATGCGACTCCCCGCGCGACGCATGGTAGCCGCGAATGGTGAGCAACCCGGCGTACTCGCCCTGCGAGCCGGCGTTGGGCTGCAGCGACACGGCCGCGAAGCCGGTGATCTCCGCCAGCGCGGACTCCAATAACCGAAACAGCTCGGCGTAGCCCTGCACCTGCTCCAACGGCGCGAACGGGTGCAGCTTCCCGAAGCCGGGCCAGGTGATCGGCATCATCTCGGCGGTCGCGTTCAGCTTCATCGTGCAGGAGCCGAGCGGGATCATCGAGTGCACCAGCGACAGGTCGCGCGACTCGAGCGTGTGCAGGTACCGCAGCAGCTCGGTCTCGGAGCGGTGCGTGTTGAACACCGGATGCGTGAGGAACGGCGTCGCGCGCTTGAACCGCTCGTCGTAGCGCGCGTCCGCTTCGTCCGCCAGCTCGTCCAGCGTGATCCCCGGCTTCGCCCCGCCGCCGAACACCAGCAGCAGCTCTTCCACGTCCCGCGCGGTCACGGTCTCGTCCAGCGCAACTACAATAGAAGAGCCGCCGAGGTGCCGCAGGTTGATCCCGCGCGCGGCCGCGGCCGCGACGATCTCCTCCGCGCCGCCCGAGCCGATCTCGACGCGCACGGTGTCGAAGAAATCCTCGTGCGCCACGGCGTGCCCCAGCTTCTTCACTCCCGCCGCGAGCAGCGCGGCGAACCCGTGCACGCGCTCGGCGATGCGCGTCAGACCCTCGGCGCCGTGATACACGGCGTACATCCCCGCGACCACGGCCAACAGGACCTGCGCGGTGCAGATGTTCGAAGTCGCCTTCTCGCGCCGGATGTGCTGCTCGCGCGTCTGCAGCGCCATTCGCAGCGCGGGGTTCCCGTCCGCGTCGCGCGACACGCCGATGATCCGCCCCGGGATCTGCCGCTTGTACTCGTCGCGCGTGGCGAAGAACGCCGCGTGCGGGCCGCCGTAGCCGAGCGGCACGCCGAACCGCTGCGAGTTGCCGACGACGATGTCGGCGCCCCACTCGCCCGGCGGCGTCAGCAGCACGAGGCTCAGCAGGTCAGCCGCGACGGTGACCAGCGCGTTCGCGACGTGCGCGCGCTCGCACAGCTGCTTGTAGTCGTGCACGGCACCGTCGGTCGCGGGATACTGCACGAGCACGCCGAACACCTCGGGGCCCGGCTTGAACGTGCGGAAATCTCCCACCTCGATCGTGATCCCGCGCGCCGCCGCGCGGGTCTGGATCACGTCGATCGTCTGTGGATGACACTCCGACGAGACGAAGAACACTTCCTTGCCCGGCTTGCCGGCGACGCCGTAGCTCATCGACATCGCTTCCGCGGCCGCGGTCGCCTCGTCCAGCAGCGATGCGTTGGCGATCTCGAGTCCGGTGAGGTCCATCACCATCGTCTGGAAGGTCAGCAGCGCCTCGAGCCGGCCCTGCGCGATCTCCGCCTGGTACGGCGTGTACGCTGTGTACCAGCCCGGACTCTCCAGGATGTTCCGCTGCAGCACGGGTGGCGTGATGCAGTCGTGGTAGCCGAGGCCGATGTACGAGCGGAAGACTTTGTTCTTCGCGGCCAGCGCGCGCATGCCCGCAAGCATGGCGTGCTCGCTCAGACCCGCGCCGATGGCCAGGAGCTCCTTCGCCCGGATGTCGCGGGGGATGACGGCATCTATGAGGTCGTCGAGGGAGGCGTGGCCGAGGGTGGCCAGCATCTTCGCGACATCGGCTTCACTCGGGCCTACATGGCGGCGGACGAAGTTGTCGAAGCCGGGGAGGGTGCGGGGTCTGGTCTGGGTCGTCATTTACAGGCTTCGAGGCGGGCTAAGGGGAATCCAAGTTTGGAGTGTGGCAGTTTGGAGGGGGGGGTTTGGAGTTTCCGGAGGCTCCGATCCGAAAGCCTATAGATCCTCTGGCTTGAGTCCTGTATGGCGAGCGATGCGAGAGAGCATGCGCGGACCGATCCCTCGCTATCGTGCTGCTCCGTGTTCAGAACGCTCGGCCAAAACACGCAAAGCCAACGCCTGCACCTTGGCGACCGCATCGGTCCTGGTGGTGCCGTACGAGGCGGTGCC from Gemmatimonadaceae bacterium carries:
- the gcvP gene encoding aminomethyl-transferring glycine dehydrogenase, whose protein sequence is MTTQTRPRTLPGFDNFVRRHVGPSEADVAKMLATLGHASLDDLIDAVIPRDIRAKELLAIGAGLSEHAMLAGMRALAAKNKVFRSYIGLGYHDCITPPVLQRNILESPGWYTAYTPYQAEIAQGRLEALLTFQTMVMDLTGLEIANASLLDEATAAAEAMSMSYGVAGKPGKEVFFVSSECHPQTIDVIQTRAAARGITIEVGDFRTFKPGPEVFGVLVQYPATDGAVHDYKQLCERAHVANALVTVAADLLSLVLLTPPGEWGADIVVGNSQRFGVPLGYGGPHAAFFATRDEYKRQIPGRIIGVSRDADGNPALRMALQTREQHIRREKATSNICTAQVLLAVVAGMYAVYHGAEGLTRIAERVHGFAALLAAGVKKLGHAVAHEDFFDTVRVEIGSGGAEEIVAAAAARGINLRHLGGSSIVVALDETVTARDVEELLLVFGGGAKPGITLDELADEADARYDERFKRATPFLTHPVFNTHRSETELLRYLHTLESRDLSLVHSMIPLGSCTMKLNATAEMMPITWPGFGKLHPFAPLEQVQGYAELFRLLESALAEITGFAAVSLQPNAGSQGEYAGLLTIRGYHASRGESHRDVCLIPQSAHGTNPASAVMAGMKVVVVKTDKHGNVDVGDLRAKATAHEANLGALMITYPSTHGVFESGVIEICRIVHEHGGQVYMDGANMNAMVGLCRPGDFGADVCHLNLHKTFCIPHGGGGPGMGPIGVAEHLAPFLPGHPVVQPHGSRNGAVSAAPWGSASILPISLAYIQMMGGEGLTHATKIAILNANYIAHRLEQHFPVLYRAINGTVAHECIVDTRVVKGASGVEVEDIAKRLMDYGFHAPTVSFPVAGTLMIEPTESESLAELDRFCDAMISIREEIREIEIGTADKQDNVLKNAPHTLERVTATAWTHGYTREQAAFPAEWIRGRKFWPAVARVESAYGDRNLVCSCLPTDAYADAQPGG